One Vespa velutina chromosome 12, iVesVel2.1, whole genome shotgun sequence DNA window includes the following coding sequences:
- the LOC124953361 gene encoding serine/threonine-protein kinase ICK isoform X1, translated as MWKKMNRYITLNQLGDGTFGSVVLGERIDTGEKVAIKRMKRKYYSWEEAMNLREVKSLKKLSHANVVKLKEVIRENDVLYFVFEYMKENLYQLMKDRDKLFPEPVIRNMVYQVLQGLAFMHKHGFFHRDMKPENLLCMGPELVKIADFGLAREIRSRPPYTDYVSTRWYRAPEVLLHSTNYNSPIDIWAVGCIMAELYTFRPLFPGKSEIDEIFKICSVIGTPEKDDWPEGYQLASAMNFKFPNFTKTSLAVLIPNASQEAVILMEDMLQWNPLKRPTAQQSLRYPYYQIGIQRVVSSKKIGVSSQRELIMNKVNLPPPIPKQSNYHQHEENIMNNVIQSRVQEKIVQPQQQPVLPLLNHNNRKRENNSSKWDEDDFADILGSKIIPESIETKLLPDRVYKENRANWNANYTDGENFKQTNANWSLPVWNETMQLKNWNQQSQSATKNARKVSAKQHYLSVARYVAGQTTNLSSRNGDTDSNQSRLTMNGMIGPFSSAKYEEYNDNFWGPRENVENQTRQHYLSRNRFIAEQNSRIPYPSVYGTHNIKQPNKSALQTNLFGTVLNVRGSGSGLHGRTDWAAKYLK; from the exons ATGTGGAAGAAGATGAATCGGTATATAACCTTGAACCAACTTGGTGACGGTACCTTTGGTTCCGTTGTGCTCGGCGAACGTATTGACACTGGAGAAAAGGTCGccataaaaagaatgaaaaggaaatactATTCTTGGGAAGAAGCCATGAATCTTAGGGAGGTCAAG TCCTTGAAGAAACTTAGCCACGCGAACGTTGTGAAGTTGAAGGAAGTTATTCGAGAAAATGACGTATTATACTTTGTCTTCGAATATATGAAGGAGAACTTGTATCAATTAATGAAGGATag ggACAAACTTTTTCCAGAACCGGTGATCAGAAACATGGTATATCAAGTTTTACAAGGACTCGCCTTTATGCATAAACACGGTTTTTTCCATCGTGACATGAAGccagaaaatttattatgcatGGGGCCGGAACTGGTAAAGATAGCTGACTTTGGATTAGCCCGGGAAATACGGTCAAGGCCACCCTATACCGACTATGTGTCGACCAGATg GTACAGAGCACCAGAAGTGTTGTTGCATTCGACGAATTATAATAGTCCAATTGACATTTGGGCTGTTGGATGTATCATGGCTGAACTTTACACATTTAGACCTTTATTTCCTGGCAAAAGTGAGATAGacgagatatttaaaatatgttcGGTCATTGGAACACCGGAGAAGGACGACTGGCCTGAAGGTTATCAATTAGCATCAGCaatgaatttcaaatttcCAAATTTCACGAAAACGTCATTAGCTGTATTGATACCCAATGCTAGTCAAGAAGCTGTGATACTGATGGAAGATATGTTACAATGGAATCCTTTGAAAAGGCCAACGGCACAACAATCATTGAg GTATCCGTATTATCAAATTGGAATTCAACGTGTAGTTAGCAGTAAAAAAATTGGAGTATCATCGCAGAGAGAATTGATAATGAACAAAGTCAATCTTCCACCGCCGATTCCAAAACAATCAAATTATCATCAGCATGAAGAGAATATCATGAATAACGTAATACAATCTAG agtACAAGAGAAGATTGTACAACCACAGCAACAACCGGTATTACCATTATTGaatcataataatcgtaaacGTGAAAACAACTCGTCCAAATGGGACGAAGATGATTTCGCTGATATCTTAGG AAGCAAGATAATCCCAGAGAGCATCGAAACAAAGCTACTGCCTGATCGTGTTTACAAAGAAAATCGTGCCAATTGGAATGCCAATTATACCGATGGTGAGAATTTCAAGCAGACTAATGCAAATTGGTCATTGCCGGTTTGGAACGAGACGATGCAATTAAAGAATTGGAATCAACAATCTCAATCGGCTACGAAGAACGCTAGGAAGGTTTCAGCTAAACAACATTATCTCAGCGTGGCTCGGTACGTCGCTGGCCAGACCACAAATTTGTCGTCCAG aAACGGAGACACCGACTCGAATCAATCAAGATTGACGATGAACGGCATGATCGGTCCATTTAGTTCAGCAAAATATGAAGAATACAATGACAACTTTTGGGGACCCAGAGAGAACGTTGAAAATCAAACAAGGCAACATTATCTCTCACGAAATCGTTTTATAGCCGAGCAAAATTCAAGAATACCTTATCCTAGTGTTTATGGTACGCATAATATCA AACAACCAAATAAATCAGCTTTACAAACGAATCTCTTTGGAACTGTCTTGAATGTTCGTGGAAGTGGCAGTGGACTCCATGGTCGAACTGATTGGGCTGCTAAATATCTCAAATGA
- the LOC124953361 gene encoding serine/threonine-protein kinase dyf-5 isoform X2, which yields MWKKMNRYITLNQLGDGTFGSVVLGERIDTGEKVAIKRMKRKYYSWEEAMNLREVKSLKKLSHANVVKLKEVIRENDVLYFVFEYMKENLYQLMKDRDKLFPEPVIRNMVYQVLQGLAFMHKHGFFHRDMKPENLLCMGPELVKIADFGLAREIRSRPPYTDYVSTRWYRAPEVLLHSTNYNSPIDIWAVGCIMAELYTFRPLFPGKSEIDEIFKICSVIGTPEKDDWPEGYQLASAMNFKFPNFTKTSLAVLIPNASQEAVILMEDMLQWNPLKRPTAQQSLRYPYYQIGIQRVVSSKKIGVSSQRELIMNKVNLPPPIPKQSNYHQHEENIMNNVIQSRVQEKIVQPQQQPVLPLLNHNNRKRENNSSKWDEDDFADILGSKIIPESIETKLLPDRVYKENRANWNANYTDGENFKQTNANWSLPVWNETMQLKNWNQQSQSATKNARKVSAKQHYLSVARYVAGQTTNLSSRNGDTDSNQSRLTMNGMIGPFSSAKYEEYNDNFWGPRENVENQTRQHYLSRNRFIAEQNSRIPYPSVYEQPNKSALQTNLFGTVLNVRGSGSGLHGRTDWAAKYLK from the exons ATGTGGAAGAAGATGAATCGGTATATAACCTTGAACCAACTTGGTGACGGTACCTTTGGTTCCGTTGTGCTCGGCGAACGTATTGACACTGGAGAAAAGGTCGccataaaaagaatgaaaaggaaatactATTCTTGGGAAGAAGCCATGAATCTTAGGGAGGTCAAG TCCTTGAAGAAACTTAGCCACGCGAACGTTGTGAAGTTGAAGGAAGTTATTCGAGAAAATGACGTATTATACTTTGTCTTCGAATATATGAAGGAGAACTTGTATCAATTAATGAAGGATag ggACAAACTTTTTCCAGAACCGGTGATCAGAAACATGGTATATCAAGTTTTACAAGGACTCGCCTTTATGCATAAACACGGTTTTTTCCATCGTGACATGAAGccagaaaatttattatgcatGGGGCCGGAACTGGTAAAGATAGCTGACTTTGGATTAGCCCGGGAAATACGGTCAAGGCCACCCTATACCGACTATGTGTCGACCAGATg GTACAGAGCACCAGAAGTGTTGTTGCATTCGACGAATTATAATAGTCCAATTGACATTTGGGCTGTTGGATGTATCATGGCTGAACTTTACACATTTAGACCTTTATTTCCTGGCAAAAGTGAGATAGacgagatatttaaaatatgttcGGTCATTGGAACACCGGAGAAGGACGACTGGCCTGAAGGTTATCAATTAGCATCAGCaatgaatttcaaatttcCAAATTTCACGAAAACGTCATTAGCTGTATTGATACCCAATGCTAGTCAAGAAGCTGTGATACTGATGGAAGATATGTTACAATGGAATCCTTTGAAAAGGCCAACGGCACAACAATCATTGAg GTATCCGTATTATCAAATTGGAATTCAACGTGTAGTTAGCAGTAAAAAAATTGGAGTATCATCGCAGAGAGAATTGATAATGAACAAAGTCAATCTTCCACCGCCGATTCCAAAACAATCAAATTATCATCAGCATGAAGAGAATATCATGAATAACGTAATACAATCTAG agtACAAGAGAAGATTGTACAACCACAGCAACAACCGGTATTACCATTATTGaatcataataatcgtaaacGTGAAAACAACTCGTCCAAATGGGACGAAGATGATTTCGCTGATATCTTAGG AAGCAAGATAATCCCAGAGAGCATCGAAACAAAGCTACTGCCTGATCGTGTTTACAAAGAAAATCGTGCCAATTGGAATGCCAATTATACCGATGGTGAGAATTTCAAGCAGACTAATGCAAATTGGTCATTGCCGGTTTGGAACGAGACGATGCAATTAAAGAATTGGAATCAACAATCTCAATCGGCTACGAAGAACGCTAGGAAGGTTTCAGCTAAACAACATTATCTCAGCGTGGCTCGGTACGTCGCTGGCCAGACCACAAATTTGTCGTCCAG aAACGGAGACACCGACTCGAATCAATCAAGATTGACGATGAACGGCATGATCGGTCCATTTAGTTCAGCAAAATATGAAGAATACAATGACAACTTTTGGGGACCCAGAGAGAACGTTGAAAATCAAACAAGGCAACATTATCTCTCACGAAATCGTTTTATAGCCGAGCAAAATTCAAGAATACCTTATCCTAGTGTTTATG AACAACCAAATAAATCAGCTTTACAAACGAATCTCTTTGGAACTGTCTTGAATGTTCGTGGAAGTGGCAGTGGACTCCATGGTCGAACTGATTGGGCTGCTAAATATCTCAAATGA
- the LOC124953361 gene encoding serine/threonine-protein kinase ICK isoform X3: MWKKMNRYITLNQLGDGTFGSVVLGERIDTGEKVAIKRMKRKYYSWEEAMNLREVKSLKKLSHANVVKLKEVIRENDVLYFVFEYMKENLYQLMKDRDKLFPEPVIRNMVYQVLQGLAFMHKHGFFHRDMKPENLLCMGPELVKIADFGLAREIRSRPPYTDYVSTRWYRAPEVLLHSTNYNSPIDIWAVGCIMAELYTFRPLFPGKSEIDEIFKICSVIGTPEKDDWPEGYQLASAMNFKFPNFTKTSLAVLIPNASQEAVILMEDMLQWNPLKRPTAQQSLRYPYYQIGIQRVVSSKKIGVSSQRELIMNKVNLPPPIPKQSNYHQHEENIMNNVIQSRVQEKIVQPQQQPVLPLLNHNNRKRENNSSKWDEDDFADILGSKIIPESIETKLLPDRVYKENRANWNANYTDGENFKQTNANWSLPVWNETMQLKNWNQQSQSATKNARKVSAKQHYLSVARFCKLSRYYVVGNLFGFISYWDVLFRFISF, encoded by the exons ATGTGGAAGAAGATGAATCGGTATATAACCTTGAACCAACTTGGTGACGGTACCTTTGGTTCCGTTGTGCTCGGCGAACGTATTGACACTGGAGAAAAGGTCGccataaaaagaatgaaaaggaaatactATTCTTGGGAAGAAGCCATGAATCTTAGGGAGGTCAAG TCCTTGAAGAAACTTAGCCACGCGAACGTTGTGAAGTTGAAGGAAGTTATTCGAGAAAATGACGTATTATACTTTGTCTTCGAATATATGAAGGAGAACTTGTATCAATTAATGAAGGATag ggACAAACTTTTTCCAGAACCGGTGATCAGAAACATGGTATATCAAGTTTTACAAGGACTCGCCTTTATGCATAAACACGGTTTTTTCCATCGTGACATGAAGccagaaaatttattatgcatGGGGCCGGAACTGGTAAAGATAGCTGACTTTGGATTAGCCCGGGAAATACGGTCAAGGCCACCCTATACCGACTATGTGTCGACCAGATg GTACAGAGCACCAGAAGTGTTGTTGCATTCGACGAATTATAATAGTCCAATTGACATTTGGGCTGTTGGATGTATCATGGCTGAACTTTACACATTTAGACCTTTATTTCCTGGCAAAAGTGAGATAGacgagatatttaaaatatgttcGGTCATTGGAACACCGGAGAAGGACGACTGGCCTGAAGGTTATCAATTAGCATCAGCaatgaatttcaaatttcCAAATTTCACGAAAACGTCATTAGCTGTATTGATACCCAATGCTAGTCAAGAAGCTGTGATACTGATGGAAGATATGTTACAATGGAATCCTTTGAAAAGGCCAACGGCACAACAATCATTGAg GTATCCGTATTATCAAATTGGAATTCAACGTGTAGTTAGCAGTAAAAAAATTGGAGTATCATCGCAGAGAGAATTGATAATGAACAAAGTCAATCTTCCACCGCCGATTCCAAAACAATCAAATTATCATCAGCATGAAGAGAATATCATGAATAACGTAATACAATCTAG agtACAAGAGAAGATTGTACAACCACAGCAACAACCGGTATTACCATTATTGaatcataataatcgtaaacGTGAAAACAACTCGTCCAAATGGGACGAAGATGATTTCGCTGATATCTTAGG AAGCAAGATAATCCCAGAGAGCATCGAAACAAAGCTACTGCCTGATCGTGTTTACAAAGAAAATCGTGCCAATTGGAATGCCAATTATACCGATGGTGAGAATTTCAAGCAGACTAATGCAAATTGGTCATTGCCGGTTTGGAACGAGACGATGCAATTAAAGAATTGGAATCAACAATCTCAATCGGCTACGAAGAACGCTAGGAAGGTTTCAGCTAAACAACATTATCTCAGCGTGGCTCG attttgtaaattatctCGATATTACGTGGTTGGGAATTTATTTGGTTTTATTTCTTACTGGGACGTGTTGTTTcggtttatttctttttaa